A genomic segment from Streptomyces sp. TLI_235 encodes:
- a CDS encoding nucleotide-binding universal stress UspA family protein encodes MMSPDGQRPVVVGVDPERPSRMVLGWAADEANRRHLPVRVVEAWKPAPREGSWPRLWPELHERARLLRTAGEHALHEATRFISERHPTLQVSARLIEGDPAEVLNRQAERAMVLVLGSRPLSGVREVFHSGAVTLPLIAHASCPVVVVRDPEHITQQPAYVVVGVDGSRTSQDAVDYAFEAAALRGARLRALYAWNPSRLSAADEYRVEQESRRVLAEVAAGRREPYPEVDLRHEVVRGHPVAVLAEASKHALALVVGTRGAGGFTGQLLGSVGQGVLHHARCPVVTVSGPPGPGGLPQGASD; translated from the coding sequence ATGATGAGTCCCGACGGACAACGTCCCGTTGTGGTCGGCGTCGATCCCGAACGCCCCAGTCGCATGGTGCTCGGCTGGGCGGCCGATGAGGCGAACCGGCGCCACCTGCCGGTGCGTGTCGTGGAGGCGTGGAAACCCGCACCCCGGGAGGGCAGCTGGCCCCGGCTCTGGCCCGAACTCCACGAACGTGCCCGACTACTCCGTACCGCAGGTGAGCACGCGCTTCACGAGGCGACCCGGTTCATCAGCGAACGCCACCCCACCCTGCAGGTGTCAGCCCGGCTCATCGAGGGGGACCCGGCCGAGGTACTCAACCGGCAGGCCGAGCGTGCCATGGTGCTGGTCCTCGGCTCACGACCGCTTTCCGGCGTCCGGGAGGTGTTCCACTCCGGGGCGGTGACTCTGCCGCTGATCGCGCATGCGAGCTGCCCGGTAGTGGTCGTCCGGGACCCGGAGCACATCACCCAGCAGCCGGCGTACGTCGTCGTCGGCGTCGACGGCAGTCGAACGTCACAGGACGCCGTAGACTACGCGTTCGAAGCGGCGGCGCTGCGGGGCGCACGGCTGCGCGCTCTGTACGCCTGGAACCCTTCGCGTCTCTCGGCGGCCGATGAGTACCGAGTGGAGCAGGAGTCGCGCCGCGTGCTCGCAGAGGTAGCCGCCGGGCGGCGGGAGCCCTACCCGGAAGTGGACCTCAGGCACGAGGTGGTGCGCGGACATCCGGTGGCCGTCCTGGCCGAGGCCTCCAAGCATGCCCTGGCCCTGGTGGTCGGCACGCGGGGCGCCGGGGGTTTCACCGGGCAGCTCCTCGGGTCCGTCGGCCAGGGTGTCCTGCATCACGCTCGGTGTCCAGTCGTCACCGTGTCGGGGCCGCCCGGGCCTGGCGGACTCCCGCAAGGGGCCTCAGACTGA
- a CDS encoding fucose permease: protein MTGTTEALSGPAAVDTAARSVTRPFYVYAVLTNTLFQRGVFVLFLQQRGFSAEQVALLQTLLYLVSGLAELPTGVIADRIGRRASIVIGQMLMAGCLLGQVAFSDYWLFLALFIGQGVGMACVSGSDTALLYDLLVRRGATAGYVKIKSRFTMLGTVTSGAAIVLGGQLQRISWGVVYVGSAACLALAVVVLMSRVPEIRGADAVDEQEDGAEKEQGDATAWRAMLRVATPALVALVVVSGLMHATLTPYIIFTQKTLSDQGAGTAMVSVVISAGFFAGGLTPLLSHRADRRIGYRVTVPVSLLTLAAVLGLSGLGLVWVTVAAFLALVGIPEITAVIVDNVFNEAVPSRHRASLLSVIAFVESALIGIGYLVLGALMDGLGSSVGMATYAAVPLLACLLWLPVLFRGARVTTEIEKPADQKAS from the coding sequence ATGACCGGCACCACGGAGGCCCTCAGCGGGCCGGCTGCAGTCGACACTGCAGCACGAAGTGTCACGCGCCCGTTCTACGTGTACGCCGTGCTCACCAACACGCTGTTCCAGCGCGGCGTATTCGTCCTCTTCCTTCAGCAGCGAGGCTTCTCCGCCGAGCAAGTGGCCCTACTGCAGACACTGCTCTACCTGGTCAGCGGACTTGCGGAATTACCGACGGGAGTCATCGCCGACCGAATCGGCAGGCGTGCCAGCATCGTGATCGGCCAGATGCTGATGGCTGGATGTCTGCTCGGTCAGGTGGCCTTCTCCGACTACTGGTTGTTCCTGGCGCTGTTCATCGGGCAGGGCGTGGGCATGGCATGTGTGTCGGGTTCGGACACCGCCCTTCTGTACGACCTGCTCGTGCGTCGTGGTGCAACGGCCGGCTACGTCAAGATCAAGTCCCGGTTCACCATGCTCGGGACGGTCACCTCGGGAGCCGCCATCGTCCTCGGCGGCCAACTGCAGCGGATTTCCTGGGGGGTCGTCTACGTCGGTTCGGCGGCGTGCCTCGCCCTGGCCGTGGTGGTGCTGATGTCACGGGTGCCCGAGATCCGCGGCGCGGACGCGGTGGACGAGCAGGAGGACGGAGCCGAGAAGGAGCAGGGCGACGCCACAGCATGGCGGGCGATGCTCCGGGTCGCCACGCCGGCGCTCGTGGCGCTTGTCGTGGTGTCCGGATTGATGCATGCAACTCTGACGCCCTACATCATTTTTACGCAGAAAACCCTCTCTGATCAGGGAGCGGGCACCGCAATGGTCAGCGTGGTCATATCGGCGGGATTCTTCGCCGGCGGGCTCACTCCGCTGCTGTCGCACCGCGCGGACCGGCGCATCGGGTATCGGGTCACAGTCCCGGTGTCTCTCCTGACGCTCGCTGCGGTACTCGGCCTGAGCGGCCTCGGCCTTGTCTGGGTCACCGTCGCCGCGTTCCTGGCCCTGGTCGGGATTCCCGAGATCACCGCCGTGATCGTGGACAACGTGTTCAACGAGGCCGTGCCGTCGCGCCACCGGGCGAGCCTGCTGTCGGTGATCGCATTCGTGGAGTCGGCGCTCATCGGCATCGGCTATCTCGTCCTCGGCGCGCTCATGGACGGGCTGGGCTCCAGTGTGGGCATGGCCACCTACGCCGCGGTTCCCCTGCTGGCATGTCTCCTGTGGCTCCCGGTGCTCTTCCGAGGGGCACGGGTGACCACCGAGATCGAGAAGCCCGCCGACCAAAAGGCATCCTGA
- a CDS encoding putative zinc finger protein codes for MSAEHASMRLIDDYARGDATMAADTVWALEAHLETCAPCRSRLAASVATEAPGIAALVDTVRAGLEPQLDAAVPMPSRRHRPRWVSAWLTPVMAPWLAMTLAVTLMALLLDAVASPTLFGDASPLLLVAPVLPLCGVAASWSRGLDPAHELTASTARAGLPLLLRRTTAVLAVVLPGLLAGGWLTGTMTAAQWLLPSLAFTSAALALGSVVGVTRAAAGLAVAWGVVVVAPMWATGRVPLALRLALQSDRLPVWGLLLALGTGAVIARRNAYSTL; via the coding sequence ATGAGTGCGGAACACGCGTCGATGCGGTTGATCGACGACTATGCACGTGGTGACGCGACGATGGCGGCGGACACGGTATGGGCGCTGGAGGCCCATCTGGAGACGTGCGCGCCGTGCCGGAGCCGCCTGGCGGCCTCCGTGGCCACCGAGGCGCCCGGCATCGCCGCGCTCGTCGACACCGTCCGGGCCGGTCTGGAACCGCAGCTGGACGCGGCCGTCCCGATGCCCTCGCGGCGACACCGCCCGAGGTGGGTGTCGGCCTGGCTGACACCCGTCATGGCCCCGTGGCTGGCCATGACCCTCGCCGTCACCCTGATGGCGCTGCTGCTGGACGCCGTCGCGTCGCCGACGCTCTTCGGCGACGCCTCACCGCTGTTGCTGGTCGCGCCCGTGCTGCCGCTGTGCGGTGTCGCCGCATCGTGGTCGCGCGGCCTGGACCCGGCGCACGAACTGACGGCCTCCACCGCCCGGGCCGGCCTGCCCCTGCTCCTCAGGCGCACCACGGCCGTCCTCGCGGTGGTCCTGCCCGGGCTCCTGGCGGGGGGATGGCTGACCGGAACCATGACGGCCGCGCAGTGGTTGCTGCCCTCCCTGGCCTTCACCTCCGCCGCCCTGGCGCTGGGCAGCGTGGTCGGCGTGACCCGCGCCGCCGCCGGGCTGGCGGTCGCGTGGGGCGTCGTCGTCGTGGCACCCATGTGGGCCACCGGCCGCGTCCCCCTTGCCCTGCGGCTTGCCCTGCAGTCGGACCGGCTGCCCGTGTGGGGACTGCTCCTCGCCCTCGGCACCGGCGCCGTGATCGCCCGCAGAAACGCCTACTCAACGCTGTGA
- a CDS encoding transposase InsO family protein, protein MRARRWDFISAHAAEFGVQRLCKVLGVARSGYYAWRAGVRVRADRAAAEAALVAEIRKVHRETRGAYGVPRVHAELRAQGLVVNRKRIARLMREHGIIGRYLRKRCRTTVQDRSAPPAPDLIGRDFTATEPDTRWVGDITYLPVGGSWMFLATVIDLHSRRLVGWSLADHMRTELVADALGAAVATRGGRVDGVIFHSDRGSQYGSAEFARLCRRHGVQRSTGRVGSSYDNAAAESFFASLKRELMHGVRWTSQHQARLEVFRWISFYNVRRRHSTLGYLSPVQFEQQTVASRRITLAA, encoded by the coding sequence GTGAGGGCCCGCCGCTGGGACTTCATCTCCGCTCATGCCGCCGAGTTCGGCGTCCAGCGGCTGTGCAAGGTTCTTGGCGTCGCCCGTTCCGGGTACTACGCCTGGCGGGCCGGTGTCCGGGTCCGTGCCGATCGAGCGGCGGCGGAGGCGGCGCTGGTGGCCGAGATCCGCAAGGTCCACCGGGAGACACGCGGGGCTTACGGGGTGCCGAGGGTGCACGCCGAGCTGCGGGCCCAGGGCCTCGTGGTCAACCGCAAGCGGATAGCCCGCCTGATGCGCGAGCACGGCATCATCGGCCGCTACCTGCGCAAACGCTGCCGAACAACCGTTCAGGACAGGAGCGCGCCACCGGCACCGGACCTGATCGGACGCGACTTCACGGCGACGGAGCCCGATACCCGGTGGGTCGGCGACATCACGTATCTGCCGGTCGGTGGCTCGTGGATGTTCCTGGCCACCGTCATCGACCTGCACTCGCGTCGCCTGGTGGGCTGGTCGCTGGCCGACCACATGCGCACCGAGCTGGTCGCCGATGCCCTGGGGGCCGCGGTGGCCACCCGCGGCGGCCGGGTCGACGGCGTGATCTTCCACTCGGACAGGGGCTCGCAATACGGCTCGGCCGAGTTCGCGAGACTCTGCCGGCGCCACGGTGTCCAACGGAGCACGGGACGGGTCGGCTCCAGTTATGACAACGCCGCAGCGGAGAGCTTCTTCGCCTCCCTGAAAAGGGAGTTGATGCACGGAGTGCGCTGGACCAGCCAGCATCAGGCGAGGCTGGAGGTGTTCCGCTGGATCTCCTTCTACAACGTTCGAAGGCGCCACTCCACGCTCGGCTACCTCAGCCCGGTCCAATTCGAACAGCAGACCGTGGCGTCCCGTAGGATCACCCTCGCCGCATGA
- a CDS encoding IS4 family transposase: MLPLLCAAASAVLAGARSLIAIGEWIADAPQSALEILDFPADPLTGVRPVPHPATVRRLLQRLDGDALDAAIGAFLQARGVHPGESERSAKPVLRAIAVDGKTVRGSRTVTSTAIQLLAAMGHHGVVLAQRQVASKSNEIPAFAPLLDSIDLTDTVITGDALHTQHAHGTYLRERGAHYLAIVKKNHPGLYAQVKTLPWADIRLDYRTRDRAHHRDEIRRLKTAAFHHLDYPGARQAIQIVRWRRDRSTGKLTIERVYLITSLDTYDATAAQLATWIRGHWGIENLLHHVRDRTFREDASKVRTGHLPRTMAGLRNLAISIFRQNGHTNIAAALRHTGRDYTRPLRILGLT, from the coding sequence ATGCTCCCCCTGCTGTGCGCGGCAGCTTCGGCCGTGCTGGCCGGCGCCCGTTCCCTCATCGCGATCGGGGAGTGGATAGCGGACGCCCCGCAGTCGGCCTTGGAGATCCTCGACTTCCCGGCCGATCCGCTCACCGGTGTCCGTCCCGTCCCTCACCCGGCGACCGTCCGGCGCCTACTCCAGCGGCTGGACGGCGACGCACTGGACGCTGCCATCGGGGCATTCCTACAGGCCAGAGGGGTACACCCGGGTGAGTCCGAGCGGTCGGCGAAGCCGGTGCTGCGGGCGATCGCGGTCGACGGCAAGACGGTCCGCGGCTCGCGCACCGTCACGAGCACCGCGATCCAGCTGCTGGCCGCGATGGGCCACCACGGCGTGGTCCTGGCCCAGCGGCAGGTCGCCTCCAAGAGCAACGAGATCCCCGCCTTCGCCCCGCTGCTGGACAGCATCGACCTGACCGACACCGTGATCACCGGCGATGCCCTGCACACCCAGCACGCCCACGGCACGTACCTCCGCGAGCGCGGCGCCCACTACTTGGCCATCGTGAAGAAGAACCACCCCGGGCTGTATGCCCAGGTCAAAACGCTGCCCTGGGCGGACATCCGGCTGGACTACCGCACCCGCGACCGGGCCCACCACCGCGACGAGATCCGCCGGCTCAAGACCGCCGCCTTCCACCACCTCGACTATCCCGGCGCCCGCCAGGCGATCCAGATCGTCCGATGGCGCCGCGACCGCTCGACCGGGAAGCTCACCATCGAACGGGTCTACCTGATCACCAGCCTGGACACCTACGACGCCACCGCCGCCCAGCTCGCCACCTGGATCAGGGGCCACTGGGGCATCGAGAACCTCCTGCACCACGTCCGCGACCGGACCTTCCGCGAGGACGCCTCCAAGGTCCGCACCGGCCACCTGCCCCGCACCATGGCCGGCCTACGCAACCTCGCCATCAGCATCTTCCGTCAGAACGGCCACACCAACATCGCCGCCGCCCTCCGCCACACCGGCCGCGACTACACCCGGCCCCTGCGAATCCTCGGCCTCACGTGA
- a CDS encoding SnoaL-like protein, with amino-acid sequence MTRTDIRTALTDLLLTPGLDLDEAADRHFAPDYRQRTDGDWADRTEFLAHIAHLRTVVADGSVEVHDELSSGDRYADRHTMEIIKSDGSTVRMEVYLFAEFAPDGRFRRIEETTLMLEGADNDRNLGSAR; translated from the coding sequence ATGACCCGCACCGACATCCGCACCGCCCTCACCGACCTCCTCCTCACCCCGGGCCTCGACCTCGACGAAGCCGCCGACCGGCACTTCGCCCCCGACTACCGCCAGCGCACCGACGGCGACTGGGCGGACCGTACGGAGTTCCTCGCCCACATCGCCCACCTGCGCACGGTCGTGGCCGACGGCTCGGTCGAGGTGCACGACGAGCTGTCGTCCGGCGACCGCTACGCCGACCGCCACACGATGGAGATCATCAAGTCCGACGGCTCCACCGTCCGCATGGAGGTCTACCTGTTCGCCGAGTTCGCCCCCGACGGCCGCTTCCGCCGCATCGAGGAGACCACCCTCATGCTCGAAGGCGCCGACAACGACCGCAACCTCGGCAGCGCCCGCTGA
- a CDS encoding RNA polymerase ECF family sigma subunit: MRITIDAEPVRRIRRLAGVRSLRRALDELDEERLVRLVARGDRGAFDELYRRTSPWLAVRLRRRCADEQIVAEVMQETYLAVWRAAGAFAGSAVGGTAVGWLWTIAARRLVDAFRRRAHHAEPPVAAAERALVPAAEEEVLAGTVGGDVGDALRRLAPELREVLQATVLDGFSVRETAVLLRLPEGTVKTRARRARIAMREALA, translated from the coding sequence ATGCGGATCACGATAGATGCAGAACCCGTGCGCCGGATCCGGCGTCTGGCTGGTGTGAGATCACTCAGGAGAGCACTGGACGAGCTGGACGAGGAACGCCTCGTCCGGCTGGTGGCCAGAGGCGACCGCGGGGCGTTCGACGAGTTGTACCGACGCACGTCACCATGGCTGGCGGTGCGGTTGCGCCGCCGCTGCGCGGACGAGCAGATCGTCGCCGAGGTCATGCAGGAGACCTATCTGGCGGTGTGGCGCGCGGCCGGCGCGTTCGCCGGGAGCGCGGTCGGCGGGACGGCCGTCGGGTGGCTGTGGACGATCGCGGCGCGCCGCCTCGTCGACGCGTTCCGGCGCCGTGCCCACCACGCCGAACCGCCGGTCGCCGCCGCCGAGCGGGCGCTGGTGCCCGCGGCGGAGGAGGAGGTACTCGCCGGGACGGTCGGCGGCGACGTCGGCGACGCCCTGCGGCGACTGGCGCCGGAACTCCGAGAGGTACTGCAGGCCACGGTGCTCGACGGGTTCTCCGTCAGGGAGACCGCCGTCCTGCTCAGACTGCCCGAAGGCACGGTCAAGACCCGCGCCCGCCGGGCCCGGATCGCGATGCGGGAGGCGCTGGCATGA
- a CDS encoding AraC family transcriptional regulator with amidase-like domain, which produces MVVYPGTQALDIAGPIEVFDTANRRRPGEEGEYRIEIVSACAPRVRTSTGIVIEAEPLRTGGGPIDTLLVPGGWSLPDALADRELVSWIGRAAMRSRRVVSVCGGAFLLAEAGLLNGRRATTHWAFCDELARRYPEVAVDPDPIFVWDGDYVTSAGVATGIDLALALVEADHGASFALEVARFLVLFFKRNGGQSQFSTILEAQLADRPPIRAAQEWILENLEQPLPVPEVAQHANMSVRNFARVFRREVGTPPAQYIEQMRIARARKLLESTDLPAGQIARRCGFASAETFFRSFGRTLELTPSEYRRRFQSLAPAGLVLGAGPAERSTTP; this is translated from the coding sequence GTGGTGGTCTATCCGGGTACCCAGGCCCTCGACATCGCGGGCCCGATCGAGGTGTTCGACACCGCCAACCGGCGGCGTCCCGGAGAGGAGGGTGAGTACCGGATCGAGATCGTCTCGGCTTGTGCGCCACGGGTGCGGACCAGCACGGGAATCGTCATCGAGGCGGAGCCGCTTCGGACGGGCGGGGGCCCGATCGACACGCTGCTCGTGCCGGGCGGTTGGAGCCTCCCCGACGCGCTGGCCGACCGGGAGCTGGTGTCCTGGATCGGTCGGGCCGCCATGCGTTCGCGGCGCGTGGTGTCCGTCTGCGGCGGTGCCTTCCTGCTCGCCGAGGCGGGGCTGCTCAACGGGCGGAGGGCCACCACCCACTGGGCGTTCTGCGACGAACTGGCCCGACGGTACCCGGAGGTGGCCGTCGACCCGGATCCGATCTTCGTCTGGGACGGCGACTACGTGACCTCGGCCGGTGTGGCCACCGGGATCGACCTGGCTCTCGCTCTGGTCGAGGCCGATCACGGCGCCTCCTTCGCGCTGGAGGTGGCACGCTTTCTGGTGCTGTTCTTCAAACGGAACGGCGGCCAGTCGCAGTTCAGCACGATTCTCGAGGCCCAGCTGGCCGACCGACCGCCGATCCGGGCCGCGCAGGAGTGGATCCTGGAGAACCTCGAACAACCGCTGCCCGTACCCGAGGTGGCCCAGCACGCCAACATGAGCGTACGCAACTTCGCCCGGGTGTTCCGGCGCGAGGTCGGCACTCCACCGGCCCAGTACATCGAGCAGATGCGCATCGCCCGGGCCCGGAAACTGCTGGAGTCCACCGATCTGCCGGCCGGCCAGATCGCCCGCCGCTGCGGATTCGCCTCCGCCGAGACCTTCTTCCGTTCGTTCGGCCGGACGCTGGAGCTCACCCCGAGCGAGTACCGCCGGCGCTTCCAGTCCCTCGCGCCGGCAGGTCTGGTCCTCGGCGCCGGGCCGGCGGAGAGGAGTACCACCCCGTGA
- a CDS encoding transposase — MGRPSKYSDEFRRDAVALYRASEGRRTFAAVAREIGVNHETLRNWVRAADAEPTATEQALSADERAELARLRKAEREWQVEKEILRRAAAYFAREMK, encoded by the coding sequence GTGGGACGTCCGTCGAAGTACTCGGACGAGTTCCGTCGTGATGCCGTCGCGCTGTACCGGGCCTCGGAGGGCCGGCGCACGTTCGCGGCGGTCGCGAGGGAGATCGGGGTCAACCACGAGACCCTGCGGAACTGGGTGCGGGCCGCCGACGCCGAGCCGACTGCGACCGAGCAGGCCCTGAGCGCGGACGAGCGGGCCGAGCTCGCCCGGTTGCGAAAGGCCGAGCGGGAGTGGCAGGTCGAGAAGGAGATCCTTCGCCGGGCAGCAGCGTATTTCGCGCGGGAGATGAAGTGA
- a CDS encoding nucleoside-diphosphate-sugar epimerase: MRLLMLGGSGFVGRAIVNEALSRDWDVTLLHRGSRHPPSGATVLRGDRTAPDGLAALGDGEWDLVVDTWSARPSAVRDAADALAKRAGRYVYISSGSVYADPVDHGAAENGVLVDGSPDDGDVPYPQAKRGGELAVTGAFGADRSLLLRAGLILGPGEDVGRLTWWLDRIARGGPVLAPGPRDLPLQYVDTRDLAIWALDAAVRGLSGPYNLVSRPGHATMGELLEACVAATGSDAELRWTDPERIAAAGIAPWTELPIWAPPGELHEFLYGAETSKAFADGLRCRPVAETVADTWEWLKGLGGVSPQRPDRPILGLAPEAETAALRG; encoded by the coding sequence ATGCGACTTCTCATGCTCGGTGGATCCGGCTTCGTCGGACGCGCCATTGTCAACGAGGCCCTGTCCCGCGATTGGGACGTGACTCTTCTCCATCGCGGCAGTCGCCACCCGCCGTCCGGAGCCACCGTCCTTCGGGGCGACCGGACCGCCCCCGACGGACTGGCCGCGCTCGGCGACGGCGAGTGGGACCTGGTCGTGGACACCTGGTCCGCGCGGCCCTCGGCCGTACGTGACGCGGCGGACGCGCTCGCGAAGCGCGCCGGTCGGTACGTGTACATCTCCAGCGGCTCCGTGTACGCCGACCCGGTCGACCACGGTGCCGCCGAGAACGGCGTCCTGGTGGACGGCTCGCCCGACGACGGCGATGTCCCCTATCCGCAGGCCAAGCGCGGCGGGGAGCTCGCCGTCACCGGCGCGTTCGGCGCGGACCGTTCGCTGCTGCTGCGCGCCGGTCTGATCCTCGGCCCGGGAGAGGACGTCGGCCGGCTGACCTGGTGGCTGGACCGGATCGCCCGTGGCGGCCCCGTGCTCGCCCCCGGCCCGCGCGACCTGCCACTCCAGTACGTCGACACGCGTGACCTTGCGATCTGGGCCCTGGACGCCGCCGTGCGCGGGCTGTCCGGCCCGTACAACCTGGTGAGCAGGCCCGGTCACGCCACCATGGGTGAGCTTCTGGAGGCGTGCGTGGCCGCGACCGGATCGGATGCGGAGCTGCGCTGGACCGACCCCGAGCGGATCGCCGCCGCCGGAATCGCACCGTGGACGGAGCTGCCGATCTGGGCACCGCCAGGCGAGCTGCACGAGTTCCTGTACGGCGCCGAGACATCCAAGGCGTTCGCGGACGGGCTGCGCTGCCGGCCGGTCGCCGAGACCGTCGCCGACACGTGGGAATGGCTGAAGGGGCTTGGCGGAGTCTCGCCGCAGCGTCCCGACCGCCCGATCCTGGGGCTGGCCCCCGAAGCCGAGACCGCCGCACTGCGCGGTTGA
- a CDS encoding membrane protein, translating to MVVNVHAEETSSATGRSSLFGRLRRVIRRSPTGRGWLRTTAFGLAALAVFGLSFGAAVQSGYEKAWNLPPARWWARWRHVLWLAALIGFLFASATSTLWRRSPVGGLAAALSAVVFVWWSQRLLLGGRVRWHALLPGAVVTVVGLLGLRLFSRLVFSPLIASNTVTYGPFGTVLVIQSWLVGVGMVVFGGALVGRLLHVELPRVTRALNRRR from the coding sequence ATGGTAGTCAACGTGCATGCCGAAGAAACCTCCAGTGCCACGGGTCGTTCGTCCCTGTTCGGACGACTGCGGCGGGTGATCCGCCGTTCGCCGACCGGGCGCGGCTGGTTGCGGACGACGGCGTTCGGCCTCGCCGCCCTGGCGGTGTTCGGCCTGTCGTTCGGGGCCGCGGTGCAGAGCGGGTACGAGAAGGCCTGGAACCTGCCGCCGGCCCGTTGGTGGGCCCGGTGGCGGCACGTGCTGTGGCTCGCCGCACTCATCGGATTCCTCTTCGCGTCCGCCACCAGCACGCTCTGGCGCCGGTCCCCGGTCGGCGGTCTGGCGGCGGCGCTGAGCGCGGTGGTGTTCGTCTGGTGGTCGCAACGGCTGCTGCTCGGCGGGCGGGTGCGTTGGCATGCCCTGCTGCCGGGGGCCGTGGTGACCGTGGTCGGACTGCTCGGCCTGCGGCTCTTCTCCCGGCTCGTCTTCTCACCGCTGATCGCGTCCAACACGGTGACCTACGGTCCGTTCGGGACCGTTCTGGTCATTCAGTCCTGGCTGGTCGGCGTGGGAATGGTCGTCTTCGGCGGTGCGCTGGTCGGCCGACTGCTCCACGTGGAACTCCCACGCGTGACACGTGCGCTGAATCGGCGGAGGTGA
- a CDS encoding ABC-2 type transport system ATP-binding protein: MTPTTSAADTAPKTYAWEIRASGLRVRVGRKKMAVDGLDLSLGTGAHGLLGPNGAGKTTLIRALATVLRPAEGELELLGTSVGGVGDHRALRRRIGYLPQDFGYYKRFTVREFVEYMAWLKEVPKANVPAAVQRAVERVGLADRADHRMKTLSGGMVRRAGIAQAIVNDPAVLLLDEPTAGLDPAQRLRFRELLQELGRDTCVVVSTHLVEDVAAACSDVVLFADGRLVFQGTPDDLAAAGGPEYPGDSPLERGYSALLQGSGQQGGTW, from the coding sequence ATGACGCCCACGACGAGCGCGGCTGACACCGCGCCGAAGACCTACGCCTGGGAGATCCGGGCCAGCGGCCTGAGAGTACGCGTCGGACGGAAGAAGATGGCCGTCGACGGGCTCGACCTCTCCCTGGGCACCGGCGCCCACGGCCTCCTGGGGCCCAACGGAGCGGGAAAGACCACCCTGATCCGGGCACTGGCCACCGTGCTGCGCCCCGCCGAGGGCGAACTGGAACTGCTCGGCACCTCCGTGGGCGGAGTGGGCGACCACCGGGCCCTGCGCCGCCGGATCGGCTACCTGCCGCAGGACTTCGGGTACTACAAGCGCTTCACGGTGCGTGAGTTCGTCGAGTACATGGCCTGGTTGAAGGAGGTTCCGAAGGCGAACGTCCCCGCGGCCGTCCAGCGGGCCGTGGAACGGGTGGGCCTGGCGGACCGCGCCGACCATCGGATGAAGACCCTGTCCGGCGGCATGGTGCGGCGCGCCGGCATCGCCCAGGCCATCGTCAACGACCCCGCGGTGCTGCTGCTGGACGAGCCGACGGCCGGCCTGGACCCGGCGCAGCGGCTGCGGTTCCGCGAGCTGCTGCAGGAACTGGGCCGCGACACCTGTGTGGTCGTCTCCACCCACCTGGTCGAGGACGTCGCGGCCGCCTGCTCCGACGTGGTGCTCTTCGCCGACGGCCGCCTCGTCTTCCAGGGCACGCCGGACGACCTGGCTGCGGCGGGCGGCCCCGAGTACCCGGGCGACAGCCCCCTGGAGCGCGGCTACTCGGCGCTGCTCCAGGGCTCCGGGCAGCAGGGAGGCACCTGGTGA